The Nicotiana sylvestris chromosome 6, ASM39365v2, whole genome shotgun sequence genomic sequence TATATCTTCATACTTTGTCTAGAAATGCTGTCAAGATACATAAACTATCAAGTTGATGTTAGAAATTGGGATCCAATAACCATAGGGGAAAAAGTCCCAAATTTTCCTACTTTTTCATTGTGGATGATCTCACCCTTATGGCTAAAGTAACTATGAAATTGTGCCATGCAATCCAGAAAGGATTAGATCTTTTTTGTAATCTATCAGGGTAATGTATCAacacttctaagtccaaaattgtCTTTTCTAGAAATTTTTCCCAAACTCTCAGGAAAGAGGTTACCAAAAGTTTGGGTATTAAAAGAAGTGACTCATTTGGCACATATCTAGGTTTTCCTATATTAAACAAACACCCTAGGCCAAAGGATTACCAATTCATAATTGACAAAATGAGAGCCAAACTAACGGCTTGGAAAATGAATTTTATCAATATAGCTGGTCGGACAACCCTTTCCCTCTCTGGGCTAAACTCAATCCTAAACCATTATATGCAATACACCTTACTTCCTACAAAAATTCTTAACAAAATTGACAAAGTATAAAGGGACTTCATATGGGGAACTACCAATGAAAGGAAAAGAATTTATCTCATCAAATGGTCTACCATTTGTCAACCTAAAAGCAAGGGAGGCCTTGGACTCCATAGTGCAAAAGATAAGAATCTATGCAATCTTGCTAGCCTAGTATGAAGAATCCTTATTAACGCTACTACTCCATGGGAAAATTTAATCATTAGTAATTATGCTAATAATTATGCCACAAGCAAAAGTTCTTTCATCTGGAAAAACATTCAAAGGGGGTGGGATTTATGTTCCAAAGGTATTATTTGGTTACCCCACCACCAATCAAACATGAACATTTGGGAAACCTATTGGATTCCGAATTTGGGAAGTCTTATGAAAATAATAGAAGGCCCCTTATTAAAAACGGATTACTCACTAAAAATAAATGACATCTTTGATGGTAAAAATTAGAGGTTTTGCAATATATCCTTCAATTTCCCTAAAGAAATCAAGGATAACATCTCCAAAGTTAAAATCCGTCTCAAAAGACCAAATTGTGACATTCCAATATGGTCTCTAACTACAAAAGGCTTCTTTACAAGCAAAACTTGCTACACTATTATGGAATCAAATATGGACAGGCAAATTGATTTTAAATGGATTTGGGATGTAACATGCCCAAATAAGATTAAATTCTTTCTATGGCAATGCCTACATAACAAGATTCCCTGTAGGAAATATCTAGCTAAAATTGGTTTAAATATTGACTTAAACTGCCCTATATGTAAAGGTTATATAGAAGAATCCATAACGCACATATTCTTTACCTGCCAAGTCAGTACATTTTTGGGACAACATTGGATGGAAAAACTTATATAAGGAGCATGGTGCTCATTGGTTAATCCAGCTAAAAAACTTTGACTACCcgatgaaaaataattttttaaattgGAATCTCTTTTTCCCATTTGCTATCTGACACATTtagataaacaagaataacaaTAACCAAAACAATACAAAAAACCCTATCAATATCAACCATATCATTGCTAGGACTACTGAATTTCGTCTCTTAACCGAAAATAGTATTCTGACTTCTCCAAAAATCCACATCAATATTAAATGGCATAGACCCCCAAAGGGATGGTTCAAACTAAACATAGATGCAAGCTTCAACAAAAATTTGCAAGAATGTGAGATGAGTGGAGTAATCAGAAATGCCAATGGACATTGGATAGTTGGCTTTGAAAAACCAGCTCATGCACGTGGTTCACTACATGCTGAGATCAAAGCATTACTAGTGGGGCTTAAAACAACTTATATTTGGGGAATGTTCCCTCTCCAAATTGAAACATACTCGACGGAGGTAATCCTGTCAATCCAACAGGGGACTTTATGCTAACATTGTCAACAAATGCAGGTTGTTAATGCACCAACAGAAGGAGTTAATCATCCAGCACGAGTTCAGGCAAGGGAATAAGAAAGCTCATCAAATGGCAAAGAAGGCAACTGCTGATCTCATGAAGGAGAAAGTTTTTGTGGAACCACCAGATGATGTAAAAAGTCTAGTAGAAAGTGACTTACTAGAACAATATGTTTTTGGAAAATTCCAATCTTATGATGCTTGTAAAAATTTAGCAAGCCTAGGTAATCAAAGTGTCCTATGCGACACTAACTATGAAAGTCATGTACTGCATGTTCCTTaacctttaatatatatatatatatatatatatatatatatatatatatatatatatatatatatatttcctatttgctcaaaaaaaattgaaaaaaggaAAACGACAAATTGCAAATTTCTCATCCCTTATGTTTTTGATGGAAAATACTCAGAAAGTTGGTTTCGAAAATATACAAATTATTTTACAGAAGTTCTGTTTTAAAAGGCAGGGGCATGAGGCGAGGCATAAGACTTGAGACTTGGGGCGTAAGTCCCATTgatctttaaattttactaatttcaagaattttaaaatagtataaaataaaaaataattataaaaattacattaaaaccacaaaattataacaaataatctatttaaaatGTTTATAGATtataattcaactatgaataatACAAAAAGTATGACATACatcataatatgcaaattagttGCAACGTCATTACAATtcaaacatcaaaagtaatgtattcGATGTGAAATATTATATGTATCTCTTAAGGAGTAATGAGTCTTGAAATAATTTCGATATtataatttgatttttttattttaaatattatttttatttaatataattttatttgaaagagaatttatataaaaatataattcataatttaaatatgattctctagcatcatttattttttagtttcaacaagtaaataaAGTGATACATAATTCACCATACTATATcatgataactaattatttgtaaatagttactagctaatattgagctattaaattaataagtattgtatctcgtaaaaaaattatttaggaaaataattataaaaaaaattgtggACTAATATAATAAAgacataacaaaagttaataaataaatacttttaaatTAAAGATTTATCTAAAATCTACTATCATAGCAGTCTTAGTAGATAACatgcaataatttttattttaattatgacata encodes the following:
- the LOC138870831 gene encoding uncharacterized protein → MSGVIRNANGHWIVGFEKPAHARGSLHAEIKALLVGLKTTYIWGMFPLQIETYSTEVILLLMHQQKELIIQHEFRQGNKKAHQMAKKATADLMKEKVFVEPPDDKHSRSKGKEGAKAKEDCQMLAMEDKKGRSNKE